One Chionomys nivalis chromosome 4, mChiNiv1.1, whole genome shotgun sequence genomic region harbors:
- the Ankdd1a gene encoding ankyrin repeat and death domain-containing protein 1A isoform X3 has protein sequence MEEELVWETHGLLPLERQLHEASRWNQVGRMKELFEKRVNIRARNHVGRVALHWAAGAGHEQAVRLLLEHGAAVDDADSFGMNALLLSAWFGHLPIVQILVNAGAKVYCESKDGLTLLHCAAQKGHMPVLAFVVEDLEDVALDNADKLGRTAFHRAAEHGQLDALDFLVGSGCDHSVKDKEGNTALHLAASRGHTAVLQRLVDIGLDLEEQNTEGLTALHAAAEGIHTDCVRLLLSAGSNVNALTQKKLSCLHYAALGGSEDVSWALIKAGGCTNMADRQGTVPIHLAVRHNFPGLVQLLIDAHSDLDVMDIQGKTALAVAARSNHVGLVDMIIKADRFYRWEKDHLSCRDTSDPARKNLTFKQDHRQETQQLRSVLWRLASRGLRPNEWKKLAYSWGFTEAHVCAIEQQWTGCSRGQHIHALGRCHGGLYSHHLQEPGATRSMVTGCSSSGYMVWPQLGRTPAKNCLRALWPSAGEAWLKAPGRWQTESPGPPGGAQPCELWEWCRTTVWKRISIRACGTVPAHRPPATGL, from the exons ATGGAGGAGGAGCTGGTTTGGGAGACCCACGGCT tgcttcccctggagagacagctccatGAGGCCTCACGCTGGAATCAGGTGGGGAGGATGAaggaactgtttgagaagaggGTTAACATCAGGGCGAGGAACCAC GTGGGGAGAGTGGCCCTGCACTGGGCTGCAGGTGCTGGGCATGAGCAGGCTGTGCGGCTGCTCCTGGAGCATGGGGCCGCTGTGGACGACGCGGACTCG TTTGGGATGAATGCGCTTCTCCTGTCTGCCTGGTTCGGCCACTTGCCAATCGTGCAGATTCTCGTCAACGCTGGGGCCAAGGTCTACTGTGAGAGCAAG GATGGTCTGACCTTACTGCACTGTGCGGCTCAGAAAGGACACATGCCTGTGCTGGCCTTTGTCGTGGAAGACCTGGAGGATGTAGCCTTGGACAATGCAGACAAG CTGGGAAGAACAGCATTTCACAGAGCTGCGGAGCATGGACAGCTGGATGCTCTGGACTTCCTCGTGGGCTCTGGCTGTGACCACAGTGTCAAAGACAAG GAGGGGAACACGGCCCTGCACCTGGCTGCCAGCCGGGGCCACACAGCTGTGCTACAGAGACTTGTGGACATTGGACTAGACCTGGAGGAGCAGAACACA GAGGGTCTGACCGCTTTGCATGCAGCCGCTGAAGGGATCCACACGGACTGTGTGAGGCTACTCCTCAGTGCCGGGAGCAACGTCAATGCCCTCACCCAG AAAAAGCTGAGCTGCCTTCACTACGCAGCTCTTGGTGGCTCTGAGGATGTGTCCTGGGCACTCATCAAAGCAGGCGGGTGCACAAACATGGCAGACAGG CAGGGCACTGTTCCTATACACCTTGCTGTGAGGCACAACTTCCCTGGCCTGGTCCAGCTCCTCATAGATGCCCACAGTGATCTGGATGTCATGGACATT CAAGGAAAAACAGCCCTGGCAGTGGCCGCCCGCAGCAACCACGTCGGCCTGGTGGACATGATCATAAAAGCTGATCGCTTCTACAGATGGGAGAAG GACCACCTTTCATGCAGGGACACCAGCGACCCCGCTAGAAAGAACCTGACCTTTAAACAAGACCACCGGCAGGAAACACAGCAGCTCCGTTCTGTGCTTTGGCGACTGGCCTCTCGGGGTCTCAGGCCCAACGAGTGGAAGAAACTGGCATATTCCTGGGGGTTCACGGAGGCTCACGTCTGTGCCATTGAGCAGCAGTGGACAG GATGCAGTAGAGGGCAGCATATACATGCTCTGGGAAGGTGCCATGGTGGCCTCTACTCTCATCATCTGCAGGAACCAGGAGCTACCAGGAGCATGGTCACCGGATGCTCCTCATCTGGCTACATGGTGTGGCCACAGCTGGGAAGAACCCCAGCAAAGAACTGTTTGAGGGCCTTGTGGCCATCGGCAGGAGAGGCCTGGCTG AAAGCACCAGGAAGATGGCAAACGGAGAGCCCAGGGCCCCCAGGAGGTGCACAGCCATGTGAGCTGTGGGAATGGTGCAGGACCACGGTATGGAAGAGGATCTCCATAAGAGCTTGCGGAACAGTGCCTGCACACAGACCTCCAGCTACTGGACTGTAG
- the Ankdd1a gene encoding ankyrin repeat and death domain-containing protein 1A isoform X2: MEEELVWETHGLLPLERQLHEASRWNQVGRMKELFEKRVNIRARNHVGRVALHWAAGAGHEQAVRLLLEHGAAVDDADSFGMNALLLSAWFGHLPIVQILVNAGAKVYCESKDGLTLLHCAAQKGHMPVLAFVVEDLEDVALDNADKLGRTAFHRAAEHGQLDALDFLVGSGCDHSVKDKEGNTALHLAASRGHTAVLQRLVDIGLDLEEQNTEGLTALHAAAEGIHTDCVRLLLSAGSNVNALTQKKLSCLHYAALGGSEDVSWALIKAGGCTNMADRRQQTPLHLAAEHAWQDVAEMLLVAGVDLSLRDKQGKTALAVAARSNHVGLVDMIIKADRFYRWEKDHLSCRDTSDPARKNLTFKQDHRQETQQLRSVLWRLASRGLRPNEWKKLAYSWGFTEAHVCAIEQQWTGCSRGQHIHALGRCHGGLYSHHLQEPGATRSMVTGCSSSGYMVWPQLGRTPAKNCLRALWPSAGEAWLKAPGRWQTESPGPPGGAQPCELWEWCRTTVWKRISIRACGTVPAHRPPATGL; encoded by the exons ATGGAGGAGGAGCTGGTTTGGGAGACCCACGGCT tgcttcccctggagagacagctccatGAGGCCTCACGCTGGAATCAGGTGGGGAGGATGAaggaactgtttgagaagaggGTTAACATCAGGGCGAGGAACCAC GTGGGGAGAGTGGCCCTGCACTGGGCTGCAGGTGCTGGGCATGAGCAGGCTGTGCGGCTGCTCCTGGAGCATGGGGCCGCTGTGGACGACGCGGACTCG TTTGGGATGAATGCGCTTCTCCTGTCTGCCTGGTTCGGCCACTTGCCAATCGTGCAGATTCTCGTCAACGCTGGGGCCAAGGTCTACTGTGAGAGCAAG GATGGTCTGACCTTACTGCACTGTGCGGCTCAGAAAGGACACATGCCTGTGCTGGCCTTTGTCGTGGAAGACCTGGAGGATGTAGCCTTGGACAATGCAGACAAG CTGGGAAGAACAGCATTTCACAGAGCTGCGGAGCATGGACAGCTGGATGCTCTGGACTTCCTCGTGGGCTCTGGCTGTGACCACAGTGTCAAAGACAAG GAGGGGAACACGGCCCTGCACCTGGCTGCCAGCCGGGGCCACACAGCTGTGCTACAGAGACTTGTGGACATTGGACTAGACCTGGAGGAGCAGAACACA GAGGGTCTGACCGCTTTGCATGCAGCCGCTGAAGGGATCCACACGGACTGTGTGAGGCTACTCCTCAGTGCCGGGAGCAACGTCAATGCCCTCACCCAG AAAAAGCTGAGCTGCCTTCACTACGCAGCTCTTGGTGGCTCTGAGGATGTGTCCTGGGCACTCATCAAAGCAGGCGGGTGCACAAACATGGCAGACAGG AGGCAGCAGACTCCCCTCCACCTCGCTGCCGAGCATGCCTGGCAGGATGTGGCTGAGATGCTTCTCGTGGCTGGAGTTGACTTAAGCCTGCGAGATAAG CAAGGAAAAACAGCCCTGGCAGTGGCCGCCCGCAGCAACCACGTCGGCCTGGTGGACATGATCATAAAAGCTGATCGCTTCTACAGATGGGAGAAG GACCACCTTTCATGCAGGGACACCAGCGACCCCGCTAGAAAGAACCTGACCTTTAAACAAGACCACCGGCAGGAAACACAGCAGCTCCGTTCTGTGCTTTGGCGACTGGCCTCTCGGGGTCTCAGGCCCAACGAGTGGAAGAAACTGGCATATTCCTGGGGGTTCACGGAGGCTCACGTCTGTGCCATTGAGCAGCAGTGGACAG GATGCAGTAGAGGGCAGCATATACATGCTCTGGGAAGGTGCCATGGTGGCCTCTACTCTCATCATCTGCAGGAACCAGGAGCTACCAGGAGCATGGTCACCGGATGCTCCTCATCTGGCTACATGGTGTGGCCACAGCTGGGAAGAACCCCAGCAAAGAACTGTTTGAGGGCCTTGTGGCCATCGGCAGGAGAGGCCTGGCTG AAAGCACCAGGAAGATGGCAAACGGAGAGCCCAGGGCCCCCAGGAGGTGCACAGCCATGTGAGCTGTGGGAATGGTGCAGGACCACGGTATGGAAGAGGATCTCCATAAGAGCTTGCGGAACAGTGCCTGCACACAGACCTCCAGCTACTGGACTGTAG
- the Ankdd1a gene encoding ankyrin repeat and death domain-containing protein 1A isoform X1, with the protein MEEELVWETHGLLPLERQLHEASRWNQVGRMKELFEKRVNIRARNHVGRVALHWAAGAGHEQAVRLLLEHGAAVDDADSFGMNALLLSAWFGHLPIVQILVNAGAKVYCESKDGLTLLHCAAQKGHMPVLAFVVEDLEDVALDNADKLGRTAFHRAAEHGQLDALDFLVGSGCDHSVKDKEGNTALHLAASRGHTAVLQRLVDIGLDLEEQNTEGLTALHAAAEGIHTDCVRLLLSAGSNVNALTQKKLSCLHYAALGGSEDVSWALIKAGGCTNMADRQGTVPIHLAVRHNFPGLVQLLIDAHSDLDVMDIRQQTPLHLAAEHAWQDVAEMLLVAGVDLSLRDKQGKTALAVAARSNHVGLVDMIIKADRFYRWEKDHLSCRDTSDPARKNLTFKQDHRQETQQLRSVLWRLASRGLRPNEWKKLAYSWGFTEAHVCAIEQQWTGCSRGQHIHALGRCHGGLYSHHLQEPGATRSMVTGCSSSGYMVWPQLGRTPAKNCLRALWPSAGEAWLKAPGRWQTESPGPPGGAQPCELWEWCRTTVWKRISIRACGTVPAHRPPATGL; encoded by the exons ATGGAGGAGGAGCTGGTTTGGGAGACCCACGGCT tgcttcccctggagagacagctccatGAGGCCTCACGCTGGAATCAGGTGGGGAGGATGAaggaactgtttgagaagaggGTTAACATCAGGGCGAGGAACCAC GTGGGGAGAGTGGCCCTGCACTGGGCTGCAGGTGCTGGGCATGAGCAGGCTGTGCGGCTGCTCCTGGAGCATGGGGCCGCTGTGGACGACGCGGACTCG TTTGGGATGAATGCGCTTCTCCTGTCTGCCTGGTTCGGCCACTTGCCAATCGTGCAGATTCTCGTCAACGCTGGGGCCAAGGTCTACTGTGAGAGCAAG GATGGTCTGACCTTACTGCACTGTGCGGCTCAGAAAGGACACATGCCTGTGCTGGCCTTTGTCGTGGAAGACCTGGAGGATGTAGCCTTGGACAATGCAGACAAG CTGGGAAGAACAGCATTTCACAGAGCTGCGGAGCATGGACAGCTGGATGCTCTGGACTTCCTCGTGGGCTCTGGCTGTGACCACAGTGTCAAAGACAAG GAGGGGAACACGGCCCTGCACCTGGCTGCCAGCCGGGGCCACACAGCTGTGCTACAGAGACTTGTGGACATTGGACTAGACCTGGAGGAGCAGAACACA GAGGGTCTGACCGCTTTGCATGCAGCCGCTGAAGGGATCCACACGGACTGTGTGAGGCTACTCCTCAGTGCCGGGAGCAACGTCAATGCCCTCACCCAG AAAAAGCTGAGCTGCCTTCACTACGCAGCTCTTGGTGGCTCTGAGGATGTGTCCTGGGCACTCATCAAAGCAGGCGGGTGCACAAACATGGCAGACAGG CAGGGCACTGTTCCTATACACCTTGCTGTGAGGCACAACTTCCCTGGCCTGGTCCAGCTCCTCATAGATGCCCACAGTGATCTGGATGTCATGGACATT AGGCAGCAGACTCCCCTCCACCTCGCTGCCGAGCATGCCTGGCAGGATGTGGCTGAGATGCTTCTCGTGGCTGGAGTTGACTTAAGCCTGCGAGATAAG CAAGGAAAAACAGCCCTGGCAGTGGCCGCCCGCAGCAACCACGTCGGCCTGGTGGACATGATCATAAAAGCTGATCGCTTCTACAGATGGGAGAAG GACCACCTTTCATGCAGGGACACCAGCGACCCCGCTAGAAAGAACCTGACCTTTAAACAAGACCACCGGCAGGAAACACAGCAGCTCCGTTCTGTGCTTTGGCGACTGGCCTCTCGGGGTCTCAGGCCCAACGAGTGGAAGAAACTGGCATATTCCTGGGGGTTCACGGAGGCTCACGTCTGTGCCATTGAGCAGCAGTGGACAG GATGCAGTAGAGGGCAGCATATACATGCTCTGGGAAGGTGCCATGGTGGCCTCTACTCTCATCATCTGCAGGAACCAGGAGCTACCAGGAGCATGGTCACCGGATGCTCCTCATCTGGCTACATGGTGTGGCCACAGCTGGGAAGAACCCCAGCAAAGAACTGTTTGAGGGCCTTGTGGCCATCGGCAGGAGAGGCCTGGCTG AAAGCACCAGGAAGATGGCAAACGGAGAGCCCAGGGCCCCCAGGAGGTGCACAGCCATGTGAGCTGTGGGAATGGTGCAGGACCACGGTATGGAAGAGGATCTCCATAAGAGCTTGCGGAACAGTGCCTGCACACAGACCTCCAGCTACTGGACTGTAG
- the Ankdd1a gene encoding ankyrin repeat and death domain-containing protein 1A isoform X4: MEEELVWETHGLLPLERQLHEASRWNQVGRMKELFEKRVNIRARNHVGRVALHWAAGAGHEQAVRLLLEHGAAVDDADSFGMNALLLSAWFGHLPIVQILVNAGAKVYCESKDGLTLLHCAAQKGHMPVLAFVVEDLEDVALDNADKLGRTAFHRAAEHGQLDALDFLVGSGCDHSVKDKEGNTALHLAASRGHTAVLQRLVDIGLDLEEQNTEGLTALHAAAEGIHTDCVRLLLSAGSNVNALTQKKLSCLHYAALGGSEDVSWALIKAGGCTNMADRQGTVPIHLAVRHNFPGLVQLLIDAHSDLDVMDIRQQTPLHLAAEHAWQDVAEMLLVAGVDLSLRDKQGKTALAVAARSNHVGLVDMIIKADRFYRWEKDHLSCRDTSDPARKNLTFKQDHRQETQQLRSVLWRLASRGLRPNEWKKLAYSWGFTEAHVCAIEQQWTGTRSYQEHGHRMLLIWLHGVATAGKNPSKELFEGLVAIGRRGLAESTRKMANGEPRAPRRCTAM, from the exons ATGGAGGAGGAGCTGGTTTGGGAGACCCACGGCT tgcttcccctggagagacagctccatGAGGCCTCACGCTGGAATCAGGTGGGGAGGATGAaggaactgtttgagaagaggGTTAACATCAGGGCGAGGAACCAC GTGGGGAGAGTGGCCCTGCACTGGGCTGCAGGTGCTGGGCATGAGCAGGCTGTGCGGCTGCTCCTGGAGCATGGGGCCGCTGTGGACGACGCGGACTCG TTTGGGATGAATGCGCTTCTCCTGTCTGCCTGGTTCGGCCACTTGCCAATCGTGCAGATTCTCGTCAACGCTGGGGCCAAGGTCTACTGTGAGAGCAAG GATGGTCTGACCTTACTGCACTGTGCGGCTCAGAAAGGACACATGCCTGTGCTGGCCTTTGTCGTGGAAGACCTGGAGGATGTAGCCTTGGACAATGCAGACAAG CTGGGAAGAACAGCATTTCACAGAGCTGCGGAGCATGGACAGCTGGATGCTCTGGACTTCCTCGTGGGCTCTGGCTGTGACCACAGTGTCAAAGACAAG GAGGGGAACACGGCCCTGCACCTGGCTGCCAGCCGGGGCCACACAGCTGTGCTACAGAGACTTGTGGACATTGGACTAGACCTGGAGGAGCAGAACACA GAGGGTCTGACCGCTTTGCATGCAGCCGCTGAAGGGATCCACACGGACTGTGTGAGGCTACTCCTCAGTGCCGGGAGCAACGTCAATGCCCTCACCCAG AAAAAGCTGAGCTGCCTTCACTACGCAGCTCTTGGTGGCTCTGAGGATGTGTCCTGGGCACTCATCAAAGCAGGCGGGTGCACAAACATGGCAGACAGG CAGGGCACTGTTCCTATACACCTTGCTGTGAGGCACAACTTCCCTGGCCTGGTCCAGCTCCTCATAGATGCCCACAGTGATCTGGATGTCATGGACATT AGGCAGCAGACTCCCCTCCACCTCGCTGCCGAGCATGCCTGGCAGGATGTGGCTGAGATGCTTCTCGTGGCTGGAGTTGACTTAAGCCTGCGAGATAAG CAAGGAAAAACAGCCCTGGCAGTGGCCGCCCGCAGCAACCACGTCGGCCTGGTGGACATGATCATAAAAGCTGATCGCTTCTACAGATGGGAGAAG GACCACCTTTCATGCAGGGACACCAGCGACCCCGCTAGAAAGAACCTGACCTTTAAACAAGACCACCGGCAGGAAACACAGCAGCTCCGTTCTGTGCTTTGGCGACTGGCCTCTCGGGGTCTCAGGCCCAACGAGTGGAAGAAACTGGCATATTCCTGGGGGTTCACGGAGGCTCACGTCTGTGCCATTGAGCAGCAGTGGACAG GAACCAGGAGCTACCAGGAGCATGGTCACCGGATGCTCCTCATCTGGCTACATGGTGTGGCCACAGCTGGGAAGAACCCCAGCAAAGAACTGTTTGAGGGCCTTGTGGCCATCGGCAGGAGAGGCCTGGCTG AAAGCACCAGGAAGATGGCAAACGGAGAGCCCAGGGCCCCCAGGAGGTGCACAGCCATGTGA